A single genomic interval of Nonomuraea rubra harbors:
- a CDS encoding potassium channel family protein, with protein MTDIEQQDTVVVIGLGRFGSALALELTRRGTEVLAIDHRPKLVQSYTGQITQVAVADSTDLDALQRLGVPDFRRAVCAIGSDIQASILTASLLVELEIDDIWAKAVSKQHGEILRRVGVRHVVFPEHDMGERVARLVSGRLLDYMEVDENFAMAKIRPPRDFVGIALGDSSLRSRYGLTIVAVKRPDEEFTYATADTELAYDDMIIVSGPPDRIERFAELP; from the coding sequence TTGACCGACATCGAGCAGCAGGACACGGTCGTGGTCATCGGACTGGGTCGCTTCGGCAGTGCACTCGCACTGGAGCTGACCCGGCGTGGCACCGAGGTGCTGGCCATCGATCACCGGCCCAAGCTGGTACAGAGCTATACCGGACAGATCACCCAGGTCGCCGTCGCCGACTCCACCGACCTGGACGCGCTCCAACGGCTCGGAGTCCCCGACTTCCGCCGCGCGGTGTGCGCCATCGGCAGCGACATCCAGGCCAGCATCCTCACCGCCTCGCTCTTGGTGGAGCTCGAGATCGACGACATCTGGGCCAAGGCCGTCAGCAAGCAGCACGGCGAGATCTTGCGCCGCGTCGGCGTCCGGCATGTCGTCTTCCCTGAACACGACATGGGCGAGCGCGTCGCTCGCCTGGTCAGCGGCCGGCTGCTCGATTACATGGAGGTCGACGAGAACTTCGCGATGGCCAAGATCCGTCCTCCCAGGGACTTCGTCGGCATCGCGCTCGGCGACTCCAGTCTGCGCAGCAGATACGGCCTCACGATCGTGGCAGTCAAACGCCCGGACGAGGAGTTCACCTATGCCACCGCGGACACCGAACTCGCCTACGACGACATGATCATTGTCTCCGGTCCGCCCGACCGCATCGAACGCTTCGCCGAACTACCCTGA
- a CDS encoding ArsB/NhaD family transporter translates to MTVTAWVAVAVFLGAYALIASEKIHRVAAALGGAGIMLLIHATDAEAAFFSEETGIDWNVIFLLLGMMVIVGVLKQTGVFEFLAIWAAKRARGRPYRLMVLLVVITALASALLDNVTTVLLIAPVTFLVCERLALPAAPFLIAEALASNIGGAATLVGDPPNIIIASRGGLSFNDFLVHMAPMVIVLMIVYIGMCRFLFRRFFVYDPVRAAEVMALNEREAIADRRLLWQSLAVLVLVMAAFVLHPVLHYEPSVVAVLGAGVLVAATRVTAEEAIREVEWPTLVFFAGLFVMVGSLVETGVIPQISKAAAEATQGQMGFATMLLLWASGGLSAIVDNIPYVATMSPIVAELVQANGGNEHAQVLWWALAFGADLGGNATAVGAAANVVVLGIAARNGTPISFWQFTRYGLVVTVVTIALCVPYLWLRYL, encoded by the coding sequence GTGACGGTCACCGCATGGGTGGCGGTGGCGGTCTTCCTCGGCGCGTACGCGCTGATCGCCAGCGAGAAGATCCACCGCGTCGCGGCGGCGCTCGGCGGGGCCGGGATCATGCTGCTGATCCACGCCACCGACGCCGAAGCCGCGTTCTTCTCCGAAGAGACCGGCATCGACTGGAACGTCATCTTCCTGCTGCTCGGCATGATGGTGATCGTCGGCGTGCTGAAACAGACCGGCGTCTTCGAATTCCTGGCGATCTGGGCCGCCAAGCGCGCCAGGGGACGGCCGTACCGGCTGATGGTGCTGCTGGTCGTGATCACCGCGCTGGCCTCGGCGCTGCTGGACAATGTCACCACCGTGCTGCTGATCGCCCCGGTGACGTTCCTGGTGTGCGAGCGGCTGGCGCTGCCCGCGGCGCCGTTCCTCATCGCCGAAGCGCTGGCCTCGAACATCGGCGGCGCCGCCACCCTGGTCGGCGACCCGCCGAACATCATCATCGCCAGCCGGGGCGGGCTGAGCTTCAACGACTTCCTCGTGCACATGGCGCCGATGGTCATCGTGCTCATGATCGTATATATCGGCATGTGCCGCTTCCTGTTCCGCAGGTTCTTCGTCTACGACCCGGTACGGGCGGCGGAGGTCATGGCGCTGAACGAGCGGGAGGCCATCGCCGACCGGCGGCTGCTGTGGCAGTCGCTGGCCGTGCTGGTGCTGGTCATGGCGGCGTTCGTGCTGCATCCGGTGCTGCACTACGAGCCGTCGGTGGTCGCCGTGCTGGGCGCCGGCGTGCTGGTGGCCGCGACCCGCGTCACCGCCGAGGAGGCGATCCGCGAGGTCGAGTGGCCGACACTGGTGTTCTTCGCCGGACTGTTCGTCATGGTCGGGTCCCTGGTGGAGACGGGAGTGATCCCGCAGATCTCGAAGGCGGCGGCCGAGGCCACCCAGGGGCAGATGGGCTTCGCCACGATGCTGCTGCTGTGGGCGTCAGGCGGGTTGTCGGCGATCGTGGACAACATCCCGTACGTGGCCACCATGAGCCCCATCGTCGCCGAGCTCGTCCAGGCCAACGGCGGCAACGAGCACGCCCAGGTGCTGTGGTGGGCCCTGGCCTTCGGGGCCGACCTCGGCGGCAACGCCACGGCGGTGGGCGCGGCGGCCAACGTGGTCGTGCTGGGCATCGCCGCCCGCAACGGCACCCCGATCAGCTTCTGGCAGTTCACCCGGTACGGCCTGGTCGTGACCGTGGTGACGATCGCGTTGTGCGTGCCGTACCTGTGGCTGCGCTATCTGTGA
- a CDS encoding CBS domain-containing protein produces the protein MRARDLITTLPTVTPDTSIAAAARLLAQQRLPGLIVVDEQGLPLSVLPGTQVLRLAVPDYCQEDPALARVVDEEHADRFLRSVADRTVRDALPPRPRELPITDPDATLLEVAALMARTHSPLVAVVDDGELIGAVTLQALLDRAVSE, from the coding sequence ATGCGTGCGCGCGATCTGATTACGACCCTGCCGACCGTTACCCCGGACACGTCCATAGCGGCGGCGGCACGTCTGCTGGCCCAGCAGCGGTTGCCTGGCTTGATCGTGGTCGACGAGCAAGGGCTGCCCTTGAGCGTCCTGCCCGGCACGCAGGTGCTGCGCCTGGCGGTGCCGGACTACTGCCAGGAAGATCCGGCGCTGGCGCGGGTGGTGGACGAGGAGCACGCCGACCGCTTCCTGCGGTCGGTAGCCGACCGTACTGTCCGCGACGCGCTGCCGCCACGGCCTCGCGAGCTCCCCATCACCGATCCCGATGCCACGCTGCTCGAGGTGGCGGCGTTAATGGCCCGCACGCACAGCCCTCTGGTGGCCGTGGTGGACGACGGAGAACTCATCGGCGCCGTGACCCTCCAGGCGCTGCTGGACCGGGCGGTGTCCGAGTGA
- a CDS encoding TrkH family potassium uptake protein has protein sequence MMRRHPAVPGRGRHPAVVITAGFGLAVLIGTLLLGTPLATTEGDSSHWLTALFTATSAVCVTGLVVVDTETHWSVFGEVVIVLLIQVGGLGIMTLATLILVIVSGRVGLRARLSAQLETKSVVAADLRHVLRKVVTFSLICEVAIAAVLAVRFITGYGEPLGRAVYLGVFHGVSAFNNAGFALWPDNLMRFVTDPWICLTIALAVIVGGLGYPVVFELLRTWRYPRRWSVLTRITVGVSALLLAAGTLTFLMTEWRNPATMGPLDDSGKLLAAFFAAVMPRSGGFNTLDIGQMYPSSWLVTDVLMFIGGGSAGTAGGIKVTTFGFLLFIIWSELRGEHQVNIGHRRLPSATQRQALSISLLGVILVAISTWLLLIITPHSLDQVLFEAISAFATNGLSTGITAHTSLAGHVLLSVLMFIGRIGPLTLGSALALKQRTRRYELPEEKVIVG, from the coding sequence ATGATGCGGCGCCACCCGGCTGTGCCGGGCCGCGGCCGGCATCCCGCCGTGGTCATCACGGCCGGGTTCGGCTTGGCAGTGCTGATCGGAACGCTACTGCTCGGCACCCCGCTGGCCACAACAGAAGGCGACAGCTCTCACTGGCTCACGGCTCTGTTCACCGCCACCTCCGCAGTCTGCGTGACCGGCCTGGTCGTGGTCGACACCGAGACGCACTGGTCGGTGTTCGGTGAGGTAGTGATCGTCCTGCTCATCCAGGTCGGTGGGCTGGGCATCATGACGCTGGCCACGCTCATCCTGGTCATCGTCTCCGGCCGGGTCGGCCTGCGGGCCAGGCTGTCCGCCCAGCTGGAGACCAAGTCCGTGGTCGCGGCCGACCTGCGTCACGTGCTGCGCAAAGTGGTGACGTTCAGCCTGATCTGCGAGGTGGCCATCGCCGCAGTCCTCGCCGTACGGTTCATCACCGGGTACGGCGAGCCGCTGGGCCGGGCTGTCTACCTCGGTGTCTTTCACGGGGTATCGGCGTTCAACAACGCCGGCTTCGCGCTCTGGCCGGACAACCTGATGCGCTTCGTCACCGACCCGTGGATCTGCCTCACCATCGCCCTGGCGGTCATCGTCGGCGGCCTCGGCTATCCGGTGGTCTTCGAACTGCTGCGCACCTGGCGGTACCCGCGGCGCTGGTCCGTCCTGACCCGCATCACCGTCGGCGTGAGCGCGTTACTCCTTGCCGCGGGCACCCTCACGTTCCTGATGACGGAGTGGCGCAATCCGGCCACGATGGGCCCCCTGGACGACTCCGGCAAGCTGCTGGCCGCCTTCTTCGCCGCCGTCATGCCACGCTCCGGTGGCTTCAACACCCTCGACATCGGCCAGATGTACCCCTCCTCCTGGCTGGTCACGGACGTCCTGATGTTCATCGGCGGCGGCAGCGCCGGAACCGCGGGCGGCATCAAGGTCACCACGTTCGGCTTCCTGCTCTTCATCATCTGGTCCGAACTGCGCGGCGAGCATCAGGTCAACATCGGCCATCGGCGGCTGCCCTCCGCGACGCAACGGCAGGCATTGTCCATCAGCCTGCTCGGCGTCATCCTGGTCGCGATCTCCACCTGGCTGCTGCTCATCATCACACCACACAGCCTCGACCAGGTGCTGTTCGAGGCGATCTCGGCCTTCGCCACCAACGGCCTGTCCACCGGCATCACCGCCCACACCTCGCTGGCCGGACACGTGCTGCTCAGTGTGCTGATGTTCATCGGCCGCATCGGCCCGCTCACCCTGGGCTCGGCGCTCGCGCTGAAACAACGCACCCGCCGCTACGAACTACCGGAGGAAAAAGTGATCGTTGGCTGA
- a CDS encoding TetR/AcrR family transcriptional regulator gives MRSAEDDLTARARIRNAALELFGAEGVGGVSLRAVAQRAGVSHALVLHHFGTKEGLRKACDDYVISLVRDTPDADLGDTAGLAAMLEAGTAVRRYLGRAFLDSTPEAAALFDEIVAYTGQWLEQGVREGWVQPSDDPPARAAMYVTWLLAPLAFGEHLARSLGVADVHDMRTLLRFSRAGIEIFTRGVFADERALEAWDAVRDERGPQRGSR, from the coding sequence ATGCGATCAGCCGAGGATGATTTGACCGCACGCGCCCGGATCAGGAACGCGGCGCTGGAGCTGTTCGGCGCCGAAGGAGTCGGCGGGGTGAGCCTTCGCGCGGTGGCCCAGCGGGCCGGCGTCTCGCACGCCCTGGTACTGCACCACTTCGGCACCAAGGAGGGCCTGCGCAAGGCATGCGACGACTACGTGATCTCGCTGGTGCGCGACACTCCGGACGCCGACCTGGGCGACACGGCAGGACTGGCCGCCATGCTGGAGGCGGGCACAGCCGTACGACGCTACCTGGGACGGGCGTTCCTGGACAGCACCCCGGAGGCGGCGGCGCTGTTCGACGAGATCGTCGCCTACACCGGTCAATGGCTGGAGCAGGGCGTGCGCGAGGGCTGGGTGCAGCCCAGCGACGACCCGCCCGCACGGGCCGCGATGTACGTGACGTGGCTGCTGGCGCCGCTGGCGTTCGGCGAACATCTGGCGCGCTCGCTGGGCGTGGCCGACGTGCACGACATGCGGACGTTGCTGCGTTTCTCCCGCGCCGGCATCGAGATCTTCACCCGCGGAGTGTTCGCCGACGAGCGCGCCCTGGAGGCGTGGGACGCCGTGCGGGACGAACGCGGGCCACAGCGCGGCTCGCGGTGA
- a CDS encoding CocE/NonD family hydrolase, with protein MSIAARVLANRAKLAPAETENVTIEKDLPVPMPDGVVLLADHYAPQGLGDRPTVLIRSVYTDRTKGAMVSRLVAERGFHVVVVSGRGTCGSGGTLTPLVSERDDGLAVLEWLRRQPWFTGELGTVGQSYNGFTQWAIAAGAGPELRAMSTSLIGSNAYDLVYPGGALALELFLGWISMVANQEKPLPVYLSAVALGGKRRARAARLLPLTEADTVAIGAVAPHWRDWLAHPDADDPWWSRGDHSQAIPAVTAPNHLVSGWDDFALPGLVRDYQALRKAGREPYLTIGPWRHWDAELSMTALRESLTWLRAHLLKDRNGLRTAPVRIYVRGAEEWRDLPAYPPAEARPQRFYLHVNGGLGGDLPAGSAPDRYRFDPADPTPAVAGMSRMIGISRKTGESVLAGRDDVLTYTGEPLPADLEIIGIPSAELHVTSSLAHTDFYVRVSDVAPSGTITHVSDALRRFAADRPIDGMLEIELAPVAHRIKRGHRIRVQVASAAYPRWDRNLGTGEPPASASAMRTADQQIHHDPSRPSVLILPVC; from the coding sequence ATGAGCATCGCCGCCAGGGTGCTGGCCAACAGGGCGAAACTGGCTCCGGCCGAGACCGAGAACGTGACCATTGAGAAGGACCTGCCTGTCCCGATGCCGGACGGCGTCGTGCTGCTGGCCGATCACTACGCTCCCCAAGGGCTCGGCGACCGGCCGACCGTGCTGATCCGCTCGGTGTACACCGACAGGACCAAGGGCGCCATGGTGAGCCGTCTGGTCGCCGAACGCGGCTTCCACGTGGTGGTCGTCAGCGGCCGGGGGACCTGCGGGTCCGGAGGGACACTCACCCCGTTGGTCTCCGAGCGCGACGACGGCCTGGCCGTCCTGGAGTGGTTGCGCCGGCAGCCGTGGTTCACCGGCGAGCTGGGCACTGTGGGACAGAGTTACAACGGCTTCACGCAGTGGGCGATCGCCGCCGGAGCCGGGCCCGAGCTGCGGGCCATGAGCACCTCGCTGATCGGGTCCAACGCCTACGACCTGGTCTATCCGGGCGGCGCACTGGCTCTTGAGCTCTTCCTCGGCTGGATCAGCATGGTGGCCAACCAGGAGAAGCCGCTGCCCGTCTACCTGTCCGCCGTGGCGTTGGGCGGCAAGAGGCGGGCGCGGGCCGCTCGCCTCCTCCCGCTCACCGAGGCCGACACCGTCGCCATCGGCGCCGTGGCCCCCCACTGGCGGGACTGGCTGGCGCATCCCGACGCCGATGACCCGTGGTGGTCGCGCGGCGATCACAGCCAGGCGATCCCCGCGGTGACCGCCCCGAACCACCTGGTCAGCGGCTGGGACGACTTCGCGCTGCCCGGCCTGGTCCGCGATTACCAGGCACTGCGGAAGGCGGGGCGCGAGCCGTACCTCACCATCGGGCCGTGGCGGCACTGGGACGCCGAGCTGTCGATGACGGCCCTGCGGGAGAGCCTCACCTGGCTCCGCGCCCACCTGCTGAAGGACCGGAACGGGCTGCGCACAGCGCCGGTTCGTATCTACGTCAGAGGCGCCGAGGAGTGGCGCGACCTGCCGGCCTACCCGCCCGCCGAGGCACGACCGCAGCGCTTCTACCTGCACGTGAACGGCGGTCTGGGAGGCGATCTGCCCGCTGGCTCCGCGCCCGACCGTTACCGCTTTGACCCCGCCGACCCGACCCCGGCGGTGGCCGGGATGTCCCGCATGATCGGCATCTCGCGCAAGACCGGGGAGAGCGTGCTGGCCGGGCGTGACGACGTTCTGACCTACACCGGCGAGCCGTTGCCGGCCGATCTGGAGATCATCGGCATCCCCTCCGCCGAGCTGCACGTGACCTCCAGCCTGGCGCACACCGACTTCTACGTGCGCGTCAGCGACGTGGCGCCCTCGGGCACGATCACGCACGTCTCCGATGCGCTGCGCCGGTTCGCCGCCGACCGGCCGATCGACGGGATGCTCGAGATCGAGCTGGCGCCGGTGGCCCACCGGATCAAACGCGGCCACCGCATCCGGGTACAGGTCGCCAGCGCGGCGTATCCGCGCTGGGACCGCAACCTCGGCACCGGCGAGCCACCTGCCAGCGCGAGCGCGATGCGCACAGCCGACCAGCAGATTCACCACGATCCCAGCCGGCCCTCCGTCCTGATCCTGCCGGTCTGCTGA